The DNA window GGATCATCTGCCGTTCGCCGGACTCGATCACCGACGACGCCTCGGCGATGTCGACCAGCTCGCGCAACTCGGCCTCGGTCGCGAACGGGCCTTCGCGGAAGCCCTTGCCGGGCGTCAACGCGTTGCCGACGAGGATCAGAAGCTTCGGCAGCGGTCCGAGCACGCGGGTCAGCGCGAGCAGCATGCCGGCGGTCAGCAGGGCAACGGTGTTGGGGTGCTGGCGGCCCAGCGTGCGCGGCGCGACGCCGACCACGACGTACGACACCACGACCATGATCCCCGCGGTCACGAGCACGTCTGCCCACGTCGCGGAGAACGCCCCGAACACCACCTCCGCCACGAGCACCGCCGCGGTCAGCTCGCACGCGAGGCGCAACAGCAGCGCGGTGTTGAGGTACGGCGCACGGTCATCGACCAGCCGCCGCAACCGGGCGGCGCCGCGCCGACCGCGGGCGACCAGGCCGTCCGCGCGCGACTTGGAGAACGACGACAGCGCGGCCTCTGCGGCGGCCAGGATCCCGGCGATCACCACGAGAACCGCGGCCAGGATCAGGAGGGGAACATCCCCCGAGGTCACCGCGATCCCCCCTCCCGCAGCGGCTGCCACGCCGCCAGCAGGCGCGCCTGCACCCCGAACATCTCCTGATGCTCTTCGGGGTCGCCGTGGTCGTAGCCGAGCAGGTGCAGGATCCCGTGCACGGTCAACAGGTGCAGCTCGTCCTCGGTGGAGTGCCCGGCCTCCTTGGCCTGCCGTTCGGCGACGACCGGGCAGAGAACGACGTCACCGAGCAGGCCTTGCGGCGGCTCCTCGCCCTCGCGTCCGGGGCGCAGCTCGTCCATCGGGAACGCGAGAACGTCGGTGGGGCCGGGCTCGTCCATCCAGCGCAGATGGTGCTCGGCCATCGTGGGCTCGTCGACGAGGAGGACGGACAGCTCGGCCTGCGGGTGCAGCCTCATGTGGTCGAGGACGAACCGCGCGAGCCTCGACAGTTCCCGTTCGTCGACCTCGACGCCGGACTCGTTGGCTATATCGATGCTCATGGGTGTGCGAAAGGCTAGTGCACGCGTTCTCGTACCGCGTGCTCAGGAGCGCTGCGGCGGGCGCGTCGGCCGGTTGGCCCCGGCACCGTTCGCCGTGTTGGCCCGCTCCGCCTCGTAGTGGTCGTACGCGGCGACGATCTTCCCGACGAGCTTGTGCCGAACGACGTCCTGCGCGTGCAGCTGGGTGAAGTGCACGTCCTCGATCTCGCCGAGAATCCCCTGCACCACCTTGAGTCCGGACGACGTGCCGTCGGGCAGGTCGATCTGCGTCACGTCACCAGTGACGACCATCTTCGACCCGAACCCCAGCCGCGTCAGGAACATCTTCATCTGCTGCGGCGAGGTGTTCTGCGCCTCGTCGAGGATGATGAACGCGTCATTCAGCGTGTTGTGGGTCAGCAGGAAGTCCTCCGTCACGTAGAGCGAGTCGGCCGCGGCGACCTGGATGCACACGGCCTCCGCCTTCCCCGCCGGCTCGATGCTGTGCACGAAGCGCATGGGTCGACCACCACCGCTAGCGTTGTACTTCTCCAGCTTGCGGCGCAACCGGAACGGTTCGACCCCGGCCGGGAGCCGGACGTCGAGCACGAACGCGTCGTGGTTGTAGCCGATCTCACGGCCGCGTGCTCGCCCAGGCGTCCGCCCGGCCGCCGCCCGAGTCCGCGAGTACGCGACCCCGCCCAGCGAACGAACCAGGAACAACACGTCGTCGCGGAGACGAGGCGACGTCGTCGTGTACTGGATGCGGCACGTGCGGTCCGTCTGAACGACCGGTCCACCATCAGAGTCGAGCAACCCCTGGAGGACACCGAGACGGACCTCGGAGGTGTTGTACAGGTAGCCATCCGGAACGAACTTCGTCTCCGACCGGGACCCATCGAGGCCGAGCTCACGCATGATCGCCGTGACCGGGTTGGCGATCGTGATGACCTGGCCCGGCTCGGCGACCCGGTTCAGGACGTAGTCCGGACCGCTCCTGTGGCGGACCTCGATACCTGGGAGGAGCTCACCGAGTGAGGCCACGAGCTCGGGGTCGTTGGTGGCGAAGCTCGGGGTCGTCGATCCGGTGAGGCACCCGTCGCCCAGAAGGAGGCCGAGCGCGTAGGCGTCCATGGGGACGTCCTGAGCTGGGAAGAACACCGGCTGGCTGAGGAGAGGAAGCTCGTAGCGGTGATAGTGAGCGGCGCGAAGATCACCGACCATCTCGTTCGTCGTCAGCACTCGATGCGGCTTGCCGCGCCGGCGGTCGTCGCGCGTGTGGACGGCCCAGAGGTGGTCGCCGGTGGCGAGGGTGGAGGCACCGTCCTGGGTGGCGACGCGGAAGATGTCCTTCTCGCCTTGCGGGTACACGCCGAGGACGGGCGTCGGTTCGCCGTTCGAGCCGACCACGTAGTCGCCGACCTCGAGCTCACCGATCGGGCGGAAACCGTCCGGCGTGAGGACGTTGGTGTACACCGGCTGCGCCCGGCCACGCATGTATGCCAGGGGGGCGACTTCGATGGTGCCGGCGGTGAGCAGGCGGGGGATCGAGTCGGGGTCGACCATGTCGTGCAGGGCGTCGTACAGGGGCCGCAGGTAGGGGTCGATCTTCTCCGACAGCGTGCCGGGCAGGAAGCCGAGCGACTCCCCCGCCTCGACGGCCGGGCGGGTGAGGATGATCCGGTTGACCTGCTTGGCCTGCAGCGCCTGGACGGCCTTGGCCATCGCGAGGTACGTCTTGCCCGTACCGGCCGGACCGATCGAGAAGATCACGGTGTGGTTGTCGATCGCGTCGACGTACTTCTTCTGACCCAGCGTCTTCGGCCGGATCGTCCGCCCGCGGTTGGACAGGATGTTCAGCGTCAGGACGTCGGCAGGCCGCTCGCCGTCGCGGGAACGCAGCATCGCGATGCTCCGCTCGACCGCGTCCGCGGTGAGTCCCTGGCCGGAACGGACGACGGCGATCAGCTCGTCGAACAGCTGCTCGACCAGCTTGATCTCCTCGACGTTCTCGCCGGAGACGGTGATCTCGTTCCCGCGCGCATGGATCTGCGCGTCGAACGCCTTTTCCACCACTCGGAGGAGCTCGTCGCGCGGCCCGAGCAGGCTGACCATCGGGATGCTCGAGGGGACGGTGATCTTGGCGCCGGGTGTCGTGCTCTTCGCCATGGGCAGCCTTGTCGGCCTACCTCCGAGGTTTCGTGGTGGAGTGAACGACGTTCATCGTATCCGCCGTCAGCAGAAACGGAGGGATGGATTTACTCGCTAACCGAGCTCACCGTTCAGCTTGCGGCCGCCGAGAACGTGCGCGTGGCAGTGCGGAACGACCTGGCCGCCCTCGTCGCCGGTGTTGAACGCGATCCGGTAGCCCGAGTCCGCGACGCCGTCCTCGTACGCGACCGCGACGCACTCCTCCATGATCTGGCGCAGCAGCTCGGAGTCGGCCGCGGCGACCGCACCGACGTCGACAAGGTGCTCCTTCGGGATCACGAGTACGTGCACCGGCGCCTGCGGGCTCACGTCGCGGAACGCCAACGTGGTGTCGGTCTCACGCACCACAGTCGCCGAGATCTCCCCTGCCACGATGCGGCAGAAAACACAGTCCCCGGGACCAGCCATGCGTACGCCTCCTCGCGCCCTTCGATGCTGAGCAGACGTTACCGCTTGCGATCGAACGACCTCAGGCGCGGTCGGTCCATGCCTCGCGGATCCGGGAGAACACGCCCCGACGCGGCGACGCGAACTGGCCGCGCGCCTTCTCCTCGCCACGGAGCCGGGCCAGCTCGGAGAGCAGCTCGCGCTGCGCCGCGTCCAGCTTCGACGGCGTCTCCACCACCACGTGCACGACCAGGTCGCCGCGGCCCGTACTCGACAGGTGCGGCACGCCGCGCCCGGCGACGACCACCCGCTCGCCGGACTGCGTGCCCGGCTTGATGTCCAGCTCGTGCGCCTCGCCCTCGAGCGTGTCCAGCGAGATCGTCGTACCCAGCGCCGCCGCCGTCATCGGCAGCGTCACCGAGCAGTGCAGGTCGTTGCCGCGCCTGTTCCACACTTCGTGCGGCGCGACCTCGACCTCGATGTAGAGGTCGCCCGCCGGACCGCCGCCGGGGCCGACCTCGCCCTGGCCGGCCAGCTGGATGCGCGTTCCGTCGTCGACGCCCGCGGGGATCCGGATCGACAGCGTCTTCCGCGTCTGCACCCGACCCTCGCCGGCGCACTCCGGGCACGGGTTGGGGATCACGGTGCCGAAACCCTGGCAGCGCGAGCACGGACGCGACGTCATCACGTTGCCGAGGAACGAACGCTGTACCGAGTTGACCTCGCCGCGTCCCTCGCAGGCCGGGCAGGTCGTCGGCCGGGTCCCCGGCGCCGCGCCCTCGCCACCACACGAGCCGCAGACCACCGCGGTGTCGACCTGGATCTCGCGAACGGCGCCGAAGACGGCCTCCGCGAGGTCGATCGTCAGCCGCAGCAACGCGTCCTGGCCGCGCCGCCGGCGCGGGCGGGGCCCACGCTGCGTCGCCTGGCCGAAGAACGCGTCCATGATGTCGGTGAACGAGAACCCAGGCCCGAAGCCCGCGCCGCCCGGCCCGGCAGCGCCGAGCGGGTCGCCGCCGAGGTCGTACACCTCGCGCTTCTTCGGGTCGGACAGCACCTCGTACGCCCGGGTGATCTCCTTGAACCGCTCGTGTGTCTCCGGATCCGGGTTGACGTCCGGGTGCAGGGTGCGCGCGAGCTTGCGGTACGCCTTCTTGATGTCCTCGGCGTTCGCGTCTCGGCGCACGCCGAGGAGCTCGTAATAGTCCTGGCTCATGCTCTGGGTAGCCTCATGCACAGACTTCATTCCCCTGCGAGGATCTGGCTGACATAGCGTGCAACTGCCCGGACGGCGCCCATGGTGCCGGGGTAGTCCATGCGGGTCGGCCCTACAACTCCAAGTGTGCCGACCGCTTCGCTCCCTGGACCATATCCGGTCGTGACAAGGGTGGCCGCCGCCAGCTCCGCGTACTGGTTCTCGTGGCCGATCCGAACGGTCAACGACGACCCGCTCGCCTCACCCAGCAGGCGCAGCAGCACGACCTGCTCCTCCAGCGCCTCGAGGACGTCGCGGATCGAGTGGTCGAACTCGGTGCCGAACAACGTGAGGTTGGCCGTACCGCCGACCGCGATCCGCTCGTCCGGTCGCTCCACCACGGTCTCGAGGAACGTCGTGACCACCGGCGTGACGATCGCGCGATCCTCGTGGGCGAACTGCTCGGGCAGGTCGGCGACGTTCGGCTGGACCTCGACGAGCCGGCGCCCCACGACGGCCGCGTTGAGCCGCGCCCGCAGGTCTCCGAGCAGCTGTTCGGAGACGTCGACCGGGAGGTCGACCACGCGCTGCTCGACTCGGCCGGTGCTGGTGATGAGCACGAGCAGCAGCCGGCTCGGTGAAAGCGTGACGAGCTCGACGTGCCGGACGCTGCTGCGGGTCAGGATGGGGTACTGCACGACCGCGACCTGGCGGGTGAGCTGGGCGAGCAGGCGTACGGTCCGGTGCACGACATCGTCGAGGTCCACAGCGCCCTCGAGGAACATCGAGATCGCCCGCTTCTCCGCGCCGCTCATCGGCTTGACCGTGGTCAGCCGGTCGACGAACAGCCGGTAGCCCTTGTCAGTCGGGATCCGCCCCGCGCTCGTGTGCGGCTGGGCGATGTAGCCGTCCTCCTCCAGCGCCGCCATATCGTTGCGCACGGTGGCCGGCGAGACGCCGAGGTTGTGCCGGTCGACGAGTGCCTTCGAACCCACCGGCTCCTGGGTGTGGACGTAGTCCTCGACGATGGCGCGCAACACCGAGAGCTTGCGTTCGTCCAACATCGACTCACCTCCCCGGGGCAGCTTGGCACTCGATAAGTACGAGTGCCAGTCTACGGGCTCGCGCGCCTTAGGACGGCCCACGCTTCCACAGCCCGCCCACCTTCGCCGCCCGCCGCGGTGATGTGTCCCGACCCAAGCGCCACTTCACCCAACCGGCTGGGGTTTTCCAACGTGGCAAGCGGCCGCCGAACCCCGATTCGGTGGGTGAAGTGGCGCGAGCTGTGGAGAAGGTGGCCCCGGACTGGGGAGCGCTCAAGGGATTCGGGATGCTGGCGCCATGACGAGCGCGGGTGGGCAGCGGGGCTGGGTCGAGGTCGGCGAGCGGTGCTGGGCGCGGACGTACGGTCCGTTCGACACGACCGTGGGCGTCGTGGCCGGCGCCGGCGGGCTGCTGGTCGTCGACACGCTCGGCTCGCCCGAGCAGGGCGCCGAGCTGGCCCATGATCTCCCGGTCGAAGGCGAGGTCCGCTGGGTCGTGAACACCCACGGGCATATCGGCCATATCGGCGGAAACGCGGCGTTTCCCGACGTCGAGCGATGGCAGCACGAGACCCTGGCGGAACGTGAAGGCACGAGGTCGTTCGCCTCGGTCGCGTACGTCGACCTCGGCGACCGGCTGGTCGAGCTCGCCCACCCCGGCCGCGGACACACCGAGGGCGACGTGGTGGTGCGGGTGCCGGACGCGAACGTGCTGTTCACCGGTGACGTCGTGATCCAGAACGGCCCGCCGGCGTACGGTGCCGACAGCTTCCCGATGGACTGGCCGAAGGCGCTCGACGTCGTCCTCGGCCTGCTCACCGAGACCACGGTCGCCGTCCCTGGGCACGGAAGCCCCACGGACCGCGACTTCGTCACCGACCTGGTCGCCGAGGTGAGCGCGGTCGCCGACGCGATCCAGCACCTGGTCTCCACCGGCGTACAGCCCGCCGACGCGCTCGCCGCGACCGACTGGCCGTTCCCGCGCGAGACGCTCGTCGAGGCGATCCGGCGCGGCTACGAACACCTCGGCGGACCCACCCCGCCGCGCCTCCCGCTGCTCCCCGCCTAGCTCAATTACCGTCGAGAGCATGGCCCACGACCCGTACGGCTCCGACGTGCTCGCCACCGACTGGCGCAAGCCCAAGCTCGGCCGCACCACCGATGTGGAGGTCGAGCTCGACCTCGTGCTCGAGGACGCGACCGACGGGTTCGTCGGCGCCGTGGTGAAGATCGAACGGGACCTGTTCGTGCTCGAGGACCGCCACGGCAAGCGACGCACGTTCCCGTACGGACCGGGCTTCTGGCTCGACGGCAAGCCGGTCGCGGCCCGCAAGCCCACCCAGCAGGGCCCCACCAAGCCAGCAAGGACCGCCTCCGGCTCTGTCGCAGTGCACGGCGCCAAGGCACGGGTCGCCCGCGCGAGCCGCATCTACGTCGAGGGCCGCCACGACGCCGAGCTGGTGGAGAAGGTCTGGGGCGACGACCTGCGCATCGAGGGCGTCGCGGTCGAGTACCTCGAAGGCGTCGACGACCTCGCCGCCATCGCGCGCGAGTTCTCGCCCGGCCCGAACCGCAAGCTCGGTGTGCTCGTCGACCACCTCGTCGAGGGTTCGAAGGAGAGCCGGATCGCCGCGGCGGTCAAGAACCCGCACGTGCTCGTCGTCGGCCACCCGTACATCGACATCTGGCAGGCCGTCCGGCCGGAACGCCTGGGGCTGAAGGAATGGCCGACGATCCCGCGCGGTACGTCGTGGAAGCATGGGATCTGCGCGGCGTTCGGCTGGCCGCACGCCGACCAGGCCGACGTCGCCCAGGCGTGGAAGCGGATCCTCGGCGCCGTCCGCGACTACCGCGACCTCGACCC is part of the Tenggerimyces flavus genome and encodes:
- the dnaJ gene encoding molecular chaperone DnaJ — encoded protein: MSQDYYELLGVRRDANAEDIKKAYRKLARTLHPDVNPDPETHERFKEITRAYEVLSDPKKREVYDLGGDPLGAAGPGGAGFGPGFSFTDIMDAFFGQATQRGPRPRRRRGQDALLRLTIDLAEAVFGAVREIQVDTAVVCGSCGGEGAAPGTRPTTCPACEGRGEVNSVQRSFLGNVMTSRPCSRCQGFGTVIPNPCPECAGEGRVQTRKTLSIRIPAGVDDGTRIQLAGQGEVGPGGGPAGDLYIEVEVAPHEVWNRRGNDLHCSVTLPMTAAALGTTISLDTLEGEAHELDIKPGTQSGERVVVAGRGVPHLSSTGRGDLVVHVVVETPSKLDAAQRELLSELARLRGEEKARGQFASPRRGVFSRIREAWTDRA
- a CDS encoding histidine triad nucleotide-binding protein, whose product is MAGPGDCVFCRIVAGEISATVVRETDTTLAFRDVSPQAPVHVLVIPKEHLVDVGAVAAADSELLRQIMEECVAVAYEDGVADSGYRIAFNTGDEGGQVVPHCHAHVLGGRKLNGELG
- the hrcA gene encoding heat-inducible transcriptional repressor HrcA; the encoded protein is MLDERKLSVLRAIVEDYVHTQEPVGSKALVDRHNLGVSPATVRNDMAALEEDGYIAQPHTSAGRIPTDKGYRLFVDRLTTVKPMSGAEKRAISMFLEGAVDLDDVVHRTVRLLAQLTRQVAVVQYPILTRSSVRHVELVTLSPSRLLLVLITSTGRVEQRVVDLPVDVSEQLLGDLRARLNAAVVGRRLVEVQPNVADLPEQFAHEDRAIVTPVVTTFLETVVERPDERIAVGGTANLTLFGTEFDHSIRDVLEALEEQVVLLRLLGEASGSSLTVRIGHENQYAELAAATLVTTGYGPGSEAVGTLGVVGPTRMDYPGTMGAVRAVARYVSQILAGE
- a CDS encoding MBL fold metallo-hydrolase, with protein sequence MTSAGGQRGWVEVGERCWARTYGPFDTTVGVVAGAGGLLVVDTLGSPEQGAELAHDLPVEGEVRWVVNTHGHIGHIGGNAAFPDVERWQHETLAEREGTRSFASVAYVDLGDRLVELAHPGRGHTEGDVVVRVPDANVLFTGDVVIQNGPPAYGADSFPMDWPKALDVVLGLLTETTVAVPGHGSPTDRDFVTDLVAEVSAVADAIQHLVSTGVQPADALAATDWPFPRETLVEAIRRGYEHLGGPTPPRLPLLPA
- a CDS encoding DUF3097 domain-containing protein; this encodes MAHDPYGSDVLATDWRKPKLGRTTDVEVELDLVLEDATDGFVGAVVKIERDLFVLEDRHGKRRTFPYGPGFWLDGKPVAARKPTQQGPTKPARTASGSVAVHGAKARVARASRIYVEGRHDAELVEKVWGDDLRIEGVAVEYLEGVDDLAAIAREFSPGPNRKLGVLVDHLVEGSKESRIAAAVKNPHVLVVGHPYIDIWQAVRPERLGLKEWPTIPRGTSWKHGICAAFGWPHADQADVAQAWKRILGAVRDYRDLDPALLGRVEELIDFVTATPDDQ
- the ybeY gene encoding rRNA maturation RNase YbeY — translated: MSIDIANESGVEVDERELSRLARFVLDHMRLHPQAELSVLLVDEPTMAEHHLRWMDEPGPTDVLAFPMDELRPGREGEEPPQGLLGDVVLCPVVAERQAKEAGHSTEDELHLLTVHGILHLLGYDHGDPEEHQEMFGVQARLLAAWQPLREGGSR